From a region of the Fimbriiglobus ruber genome:
- a CDS encoding DUF1501 domain-containing protein — MPPALTHPLVPRRTAIQAGAVGLLGLGLGDLTQLRAAGSGRHPARSVIYIFLSGGLSQHESFDPKPDAPGAIRGEFASIPTRTPGVRICEHLPHLAARSDRWAVVRSLTHKSNDHSLGHHIMLTGRSDAPPGFSPAAPRPSDHPCLAAIAGALTAPRNNLPPAVVLPDKIVHNSGRVVPGQFAGVMGRQRDPWFIEASPFEPRAYGAYPGYEFDHQGRTYTPTRKVFLAPDLSLPAGVDPTRFNGRMAVLSGIDAKRKALDTAACTGAFDRARRDAVSLLTDARVRRAFDLSQVAPKDLDRYGRNAFGWSLLMAARLTEAGVNLVQVNLGNNETWDTHGNMFPNLKDKLLPPTDRAVTALLDDLGDRGLLDSTLIVMAGEFGRTPRLSTLSQFYKGPGRDHWGAAQSVFLAGGGVRGGRVVGSTDKNGAYPSTDPQSPENFAATIYSALGIPPTGAWQDAEGRPHHVYLGEPMPVM, encoded by the coding sequence ATGCCGCCTGCCTTGACGCACCCGTTGGTGCCCCGTCGAACTGCCATCCAAGCAGGGGCCGTTGGCCTACTCGGCTTGGGCCTCGGAGACCTCACCCAGCTGCGGGCCGCGGGTTCCGGCCGCCACCCCGCACGGTCGGTGATTTACATTTTCCTTTCAGGTGGGTTGTCTCAGCACGAGAGCTTCGACCCGAAGCCGGACGCGCCGGGCGCGATCCGCGGCGAGTTCGCTAGTATTCCGACGCGCACCCCCGGCGTTCGCATTTGCGAACACCTGCCGCATCTGGCCGCCCGGTCCGACCGCTGGGCGGTCGTCCGGTCGCTCACGCACAAGTCAAACGACCACTCGCTCGGCCACCACATCATGCTCACCGGGCGGAGTGACGCCCCGCCGGGATTTAGCCCCGCCGCCCCGCGGCCGAGCGACCACCCGTGCCTGGCGGCGATCGCCGGGGCGCTGACCGCCCCGCGCAACAACCTGCCCCCGGCCGTCGTGCTGCCCGACAAGATCGTCCACAACTCCGGGCGGGTCGTCCCGGGGCAATTCGCCGGCGTCATGGGCCGGCAACGCGACCCGTGGTTCATTGAGGCGTCGCCGTTCGAGCCGCGGGCTTACGGGGCCTACCCCGGGTACGAGTTCGACCACCAGGGGCGAACTTACACGCCCACGCGGAAAGTCTTCCTCGCCCCCGACCTGAGCCTGCCGGCGGGCGTTGACCCGACCCGATTCAACGGGCGAATGGCGGTCCTCAGCGGGATCGACGCGAAACGAAAAGCACTCGATACGGCCGCGTGTACCGGGGCGTTCGACCGCGCGCGGCGGGACGCCGTCTCGCTCCTGACGGACGCCCGGGTGCGGCGGGCGTTCGACCTGTCCCAGGTCGCCCCGAAGGATCTCGACCGTTACGGGCGGAACGCCTTCGGCTGGTCGTTGCTCATGGCGGCCCGGCTGACGGAAGCGGGGGTGAACCTCGTCCAGGTGAACCTCGGCAACAACGAGACGTGGGACACGCACGGGAACATGTTCCCGAACCTGAAAGACAAACTCCTTCCCCCGACCGACCGGGCGGTAACCGCGCTGCTGGACGACCTCGGCGACCGCGGTCTGCTCGATTCGACGCTAATCGTGATGGCCGGGGAGTTCGGGCGGACGCCACGGCTGAGTACGCTGTCGCAGTTTTACAAGGGGCCGGGTCGGGATCACTGGGGCGCCGCCCAGAGCGTGTTCCTCGCCGGCGGTGGGGTTCGCGGCGGCCGGGTGGTGGGGTCGACGGACAAGAACGGAGCCTACCCTTCGACCGACCCGCAGAGCCCGGAGAATTTCGCGGCGACCATCTATTCCGCCCTCGGCATCCCGCCGACGGGCGCCTGGCAGGACGCCGAGGGCCGCCCGCACCATGTCTACCTGGGTGAACCGATGCCGGTGATGTGA